In the Malaya genurostris strain Urasoe2022 chromosome 1, Malgen_1.1, whole genome shotgun sequence genome, one interval contains:
- the LOC131426474 gene encoding replication protein A 32 kDa subunit-A, with translation MNDSFGGGALNATGSGGAVQENKAEGVLPLTIRQILDSSENGIQLFGTNYSMVTFIAIVRNIDHSSTKITYRLEDHTGQVDGHFWLEEGDTMNVPGIVVHGYARIVGSVRNQGGSKAVMIFKIDQVSSPNEVTTHLLEVLNARYKGEEYAKSGAGGSGYGGAGDKNTASSGGFMETDGNTMGLSGKQLLVYKAIKAHISDIGISRKELQQKFTHINVSEMQSITDYMTQEGIIYTSVDSDHFLCVDS, from the exons ATGAACGATAGCT TTGGTGGAGGAGCATTAAACGCGACCGGTAGTGGTGGTGCCGTTCAGGAAAACAAAGCGGAAGGTGTCCTACCGTTGACCATTCGTCAGATTCTAGATTCGTCCGAAAATGGAATCCAGTTGTTTGGAACTAACTACAGTATGGTGACGTTTATTGCGATCGTACGGAACATTGACCACTCTTCAACCAAAATCACCTACCGACTAGAGGATCACACCGGTCAGGTCGACGGTCACTTCTGGCTCGAAGAGGGCGATACTATGAATGTACCGGGAATCGTAGTACATGGCTATGCGCGCATCGTGGGATCGGTACGGAACCAAGGTGGCAGCAAAGCGGTGatgattttcaaaatcgatcagGTTTCGTCGCCAAATGAGGTTACCACACATCTGCTAGAAGTTTTGAATGCCCGGTACAAGGGTGAAGAATATGCTAAAAGTGGAGCTGGTGGTTCTGGATATGGAGGTGCTGGCGATAAGAATACCGCTTCCAGCGGGGGCTTCATGGAAACCGATGGCAACACGATGGGGCTTAGTGGAAAGCAACTGTTGGTGTACAAAGCTATCAAAGCGCACATTTCCGATATTGGCATCAGTCGGAAGGAATTGCAGCAAAAATTCACACATATAAATGTATCCGAGATGCA GAGCATCACGGACTACATGACTCAGGAGGGTATCATCTATACTAGCGTCGATTCTGATCATTTTCTCTGTGTGGATTCATAA